One stretch of Corallococcus soli DNA includes these proteins:
- a CDS encoding histidine kinase dimerization/phospho-acceptor domain-containing protein, whose translation MASSVSSVQDVSDPVVGAARYDAVPALMDSLLHDVRNPLNALAIHLEVLSEKLKGESGQVPATQEKNLKAMREQIQRVDGLLKLFSDFIVFRGAGPSGDASLSDATGKALDVLGHESRRRRVQVQRAIEPDVQARLEDTTELGFFLVQVLMRAFNRAASGSTVAVTVRTEGTLAVLEVEDGSTGPEQASDTVAALTLRAAQLGIEFGIRAGSCRLVFPRA comes from the coding sequence ATGGCCAGCAGTGTGTCCTCTGTCCAGGACGTGTCGGATCCCGTGGTGGGCGCTGCCCGCTACGACGCCGTGCCGGCGCTGATGGACAGCCTGCTGCACGACGTGCGCAACCCGCTCAACGCGCTGGCCATCCACCTGGAGGTCCTCTCCGAGAAGCTCAAGGGCGAGTCCGGCCAGGTGCCGGCCACGCAGGAGAAGAACCTCAAGGCCATGCGCGAGCAGATCCAGCGCGTGGACGGCCTGCTCAAGCTGTTCTCGGACTTCATCGTGTTTCGCGGCGCGGGCCCTTCCGGGGACGCGTCGCTGTCGGACGCCACCGGCAAGGCGCTGGACGTGCTGGGCCATGAGAGCCGCCGGCGGCGCGTGCAGGTGCAGCGCGCCATTGAACCGGACGTGCAGGCGCGGCTGGAGGACACCACCGAGCTGGGCTTCTTCCTGGTGCAGGTGCTGATGCGGGCCTTCAACCGCGCGGCCTCCGGCAGCACGGTGGCCGTCACGGTGCGCACGGAGGGGACCCTGGCGGTGCTGGAGGTGGAGGATGGCTCCACGGGGCCCGAGCAGGCGTCGGACACCGTGGCGGCCCTGACGCTCCGGGCGGCCCAGCTGGGCATCGAATTCGGCATCCGGGCGGGCTCCTGCCGCCTCGTCTTCCCGCGCGCCTGA
- the nla6 gene encoding enhancer binding protein Nla6: MGSARILAVDDERETCEALAEMLSAWGHKVETAFDGHDALRKAGEFRPDVVLSDLAMPETDGLWLLRNLREELPDCPVVFLTGRGTIDTAVEAIRDGAYDFIVKPLDTARLKVCIDRALEKKETMREVQTLRRRLKQLGSTDLIASSTGMRKVIEMMEKVAPSKASVSISGESGTGKEVVARTVHNLSLRRDKPFIAINCASIPATLIESELFGHERGAFTGADQRRPGVFEMAHGGTLFLDELGEIPIDLQAKLLRVLEEGRLRRLGGKVEIEVDVRVLSATNRDLKQEIKNQRFREDLYFRLNVFQLHLPPLRERRDDVPILVQHFVDKFRGDSAKRVSGVHPEAMEVLKNYDWPGNIRELRNAVERAVILCDGELITREHLPPDMAGKGPERHTFKLPFGLSLDAVEREYILGSLQRNGNNKARTAEVLGVSEKTLYNKLNRYAAENRAQGTPGGGGLGGQGNDGPLGASSSYLTR, translated from the coding sequence TTGGGCAGCGCACGAATCCTGGCCGTGGATGACGAACGTGAGACCTGCGAGGCCCTGGCGGAGATGCTGTCCGCGTGGGGCCACAAGGTCGAGACCGCGTTCGACGGGCATGACGCCCTCCGCAAGGCCGGTGAGTTCCGGCCCGACGTCGTCCTGTCGGACCTGGCCATGCCGGAGACGGACGGGCTGTGGCTCCTGCGCAACCTGCGCGAGGAGCTGCCCGACTGCCCGGTGGTGTTCCTCACCGGCCGCGGCACCATCGACACCGCGGTGGAGGCCATCCGCGACGGCGCGTACGACTTCATCGTGAAGCCGCTGGACACCGCGCGGCTCAAGGTCTGCATCGACCGCGCGCTGGAGAAGAAGGAGACCATGCGCGAGGTGCAGACGCTGCGGCGTCGCCTCAAGCAGCTGGGCTCCACGGACCTCATCGCCAGCTCCACCGGCATGCGCAAGGTCATCGAGATGATGGAGAAGGTGGCCCCGTCCAAGGCCAGCGTCTCCATCAGCGGCGAGTCCGGCACCGGCAAGGAGGTGGTCGCCCGCACGGTGCACAACCTGTCGCTGCGCCGTGACAAGCCCTTCATCGCCATCAACTGCGCGTCCATCCCCGCGACCCTCATCGAGTCGGAGCTCTTCGGCCACGAGCGCGGCGCCTTCACCGGCGCGGATCAGCGCCGTCCGGGCGTCTTCGAGATGGCCCACGGCGGCACGCTCTTCCTGGACGAGTTGGGGGAGATCCCCATCGACCTGCAGGCGAAGCTGCTGCGCGTGCTGGAGGAGGGCCGCCTGCGCCGCCTGGGCGGCAAGGTGGAGATCGAAGTGGACGTGCGCGTGCTGTCCGCCACGAACCGCGACCTGAAGCAGGAGATCAAGAACCAGCGCTTCCGCGAGGACCTCTACTTCCGCCTCAACGTCTTCCAGCTCCACCTGCCGCCCCTGCGCGAGCGCCGGGACGACGTGCCCATCCTGGTGCAGCACTTCGTGGACAAGTTCCGCGGGGACTCCGCCAAGCGCGTCTCCGGCGTGCACCCGGAGGCCATGGAGGTGCTCAAGAACTACGACTGGCCGGGCAACATCCGCGAGCTGCGCAACGCCGTGGAGCGCGCCGTCATCCTCTGCGACGGGGAGCTCATCACCCGCGAGCACCTGCCGCCCGACATGGCCGGCAAGGGCCCGGAGCGCCACACGTTCAAGCTGCCGTTCGGCCTGAGCCTGGACGCCGTGGAGCGCGAGTACATCCTGGGCAGCCTGCAGCGCAACGGGAACAACAAGGCGCGCACGGCGGAGGTGCTGGGGGTGAGCGAGAAGACGCTCTACAACAAGCTCAACCGCTACGCGGCGGAGAACCGGGCCCAGGGCACCCCGGGCGGCGGAGGCCTGGGCGGCCAGGGCAACGACGGCCCCCTGGGCGCCAGCAGCAGCTACCTGACCCGCTGA